One Brevibacillus choshinensis genomic window carries:
- a CDS encoding acetylornithine deacetylase, giving the protein MRGLAAAVEAIANRGDELFDLLGKLVSQPTVSPPARNSEQAQSLIAGELQEMGFDIDRWPVYPGDDNVVGRLPGTASEESKSLIINGHIDVAEVGDDTGWTYPPFTLTTGPDGRWYGRGVADMKGGLAASLFAIKMLREHGVELKGDLLFQSVIGEEAGEAGTLVAIERGYSADYAVVVDTSNLHMQGQGGVITGWITIESPTTLHDGMRAKTIHAGGRVHGASAIEKMMKIIASLQELERHWAVMKTYPGFAPGSNTINPAVIEGGRHAAFIADKCALWISVHFYPDESYEDIIRQIEDHVCRAASADVWLRENPPTFRWGGRSMIEERGEIFPSLEVDRSHPGLAALQNAYEAQVKRAPVLDMSPTVTDAGWFAHAGIPAVLFGPGELAHAHAVDESIDPEQLIQFAQVMARFIAEWCNTKKEAKEW; this is encoded by the coding sequence ATGAGAGGGCTCGCGGCAGCAGTCGAGGCTATCGCCAACCGAGGGGACGAACTGTTTGACTTGCTGGGCAAGCTGGTGTCACAGCCAACCGTGAGTCCCCCGGCTCGCAACAGTGAGCAGGCCCAGAGCTTGATTGCGGGGGAGCTGCAGGAAATGGGCTTTGACATCGATCGATGGCCCGTGTATCCCGGTGACGATAATGTCGTGGGACGACTGCCGGGAACTGCTTCAGAAGAGTCCAAGAGCTTGATCATCAATGGCCATATCGACGTCGCGGAAGTAGGAGATGACACGGGATGGACGTATCCGCCATTTACGTTGACGACAGGACCGGACGGCAGATGGTACGGTCGCGGGGTGGCAGATATGAAAGGCGGATTGGCTGCCAGCTTGTTTGCCATCAAAATGCTGCGAGAGCATGGCGTCGAACTAAAGGGAGATCTTCTCTTCCAGTCGGTCATCGGTGAAGAAGCCGGAGAAGCTGGGACCCTCGTGGCAATTGAGCGAGGCTACAGCGCCGACTACGCCGTTGTCGTCGATACGAGCAATCTGCATATGCAAGGGCAAGGCGGAGTCATCACAGGCTGGATTACGATTGAGAGCCCGACGACCTTGCATGATGGGATGCGGGCCAAAACCATCCATGCCGGCGGGCGCGTCCACGGTGCTTCGGCGATTGAAAAGATGATGAAAATCATCGCATCCTTGCAAGAGCTGGAACGTCACTGGGCCGTCATGAAAACCTATCCCGGATTCGCACCTGGGAGCAATACGATTAATCCTGCTGTGATCGAAGGCGGAAGACATGCCGCTTTTATCGCCGACAAGTGTGCGCTGTGGATTTCGGTCCATTTTTATCCAGACGAATCCTACGAAGACATCATTCGCCAGATCGAGGATCATGTTTGCCGTGCTGCGTCTGCTGATGTGTGGTTACGCGAGAATCCACCGACGTTTCGCTGGGGAGGTCGTTCCATGATCGAGGAGCGAGGTGAAATTTTCCCCTCCCTCGAAGTAGACCGCAGCCATCCCGGACTAGCTGCGCTGCAAAACGCTTACGAAGCTCAGGTCAAGCGAGCTCCTGTTTTGGACATGTCTCCTACGGTGACCGACGCAGGCTGGTTTGCGCACGCAGGAATCCCTGCTGTCCTGTTCGGCCCTGGAGAGCTCGCGCATGCGCACGCGGTGGATGAATCCATCGATCCCGAGCAGCTGATTCAATTCGCTCAAGTGATGGCTCGATTTATCGCCGAGTGGTGCAACACGAAAAAGGAAGCAAAGGAGTGGTAG
- a CDS encoding thiazole synthase — protein sequence MDTWKIGPYEFHSRLLLGTGKFADLETQGKAVDVSEAEILTFAIRRLNLENPQEPNFLEQLDLNKYTLLPNTAGAYTAEEAVRIARLAKASGLCDMIKVEVIGDPKTLLPDPIGTLEASKILVEEGFIVLTYTNDDPILARRLQEVGVHAVMPGASPIGSGQGIVNENNLRFIIEDAKVPIIVDAGIGAPADCAKAMELGADGVLLNTAVALADNPVLMAEAMKLGVEAGRKGFLAGRIAKKRYASASSPTEGMIE from the coding sequence ATGGATACATGGAAAATTGGCCCTTACGAATTTCATTCCCGTTTGCTTTTGGGAACAGGGAAGTTTGCGGATTTAGAGACACAAGGCAAGGCGGTAGATGTTTCGGAGGCAGAAATCCTGACGTTTGCGATTCGCCGACTGAATTTGGAAAATCCGCAGGAGCCTAACTTTTTGGAACAGCTCGACTTGAATAAATACACGCTGCTGCCAAACACGGCGGGAGCCTATACCGCGGAGGAAGCAGTTCGCATCGCGCGCTTGGCAAAAGCATCCGGACTATGCGACATGATCAAGGTCGAAGTGATCGGGGACCCCAAAACCCTATTGCCTGATCCGATCGGAACTCTGGAAGCTTCCAAAATTTTGGTTGAAGAAGGTTTTATCGTTCTGACTTACACGAATGATGATCCAATCCTCGCTCGCCGACTTCAGGAAGTGGGCGTTCATGCAGTCATGCCAGGAGCTTCTCCAATCGGTTCCGGCCAAGGAATTGTCAATGAAAATAATCTCCGTTTCATTATCGAAGATGCAAAAGTGCCGATCATTGTCGATGCAGGCATCGGGGCGCCGGCCGATTGCGCGAAAGCGATGGAGCTGGGTGCAGATGGCGTGCTCTTGAATACAGCCGTAGCTTTGGCGGACAATCCCGTGCTCATGGCAGAAGCGATGAAGCTGGGTGTGGAAGCAGGACGCAAAGGGTTCCTGGCTGGACGCATTGCGAAAAAACGGTATGCGTCTGCGAGCAGCCCGACCGAAGGGATGATTGAGTAG
- the thiS gene encoding sulfur carrier protein ThiS → MVVTLNGKKVELAEEIRTIRALLASYQLQEKIVVVEQNGDIIDRTRYEESPIADGDRIEIVHFVGGG, encoded by the coding sequence ATGGTAGTTACGCTCAATGGAAAAAAGGTAGAACTGGCAGAAGAGATCAGGACGATCCGTGCCCTGCTCGCCTCATACCAGCTGCAGGAGAAAATCGTGGTAGTGGAACAAAACGGTGACATCATCGACCGTACACGCTACGAAGAATCACCGATTGCAGATGGAGATCGCATAGAAATCGTTCACTTTGTTGGAGGAGGATGA
- the kapB gene encoding sporulation phosphorelay system protein KapB, with amino-acid sequence MWNPGDIVRVTQKTGEYITEVLEIHDAKLLVKVLAVTKFPTQGDLHTSYEVDVPLFHQRPALSYQEKFMVFSNAVTRYNGMIPDYRESVRVAMEREMEKMRKMSQWAARCLLELEALHKETFTNSK; translated from the coding sequence ATGTGGAACCCGGGAGATATTGTACGTGTGACCCAAAAAACAGGAGAGTATATCACTGAGGTGTTGGAAATCCATGATGCCAAGCTGCTGGTAAAGGTCTTGGCCGTCACGAAATTTCCTACCCAAGGAGATTTGCATACTTCCTATGAAGTGGACGTCCCCTTGTTTCACCAACGTCCGGCCTTGTCCTACCAAGAAAAATTCATGGTATTTAGCAACGCGGTCACGAGGTATAACGGCATGATTCCGGATTACCGAGAGTCTGTGCGTGTAGCCATGGAGCGCGAAATGGAGAAAATGAGAAAGATGTCTCAGTGGGCTGCTCGCTGTCTGCTTGAGCTGGAAGCCCTGCACAAGGAAACCTTTACAAATTCAAAATAG
- a CDS encoding alanyl-tRNA editing protein: MKDRLYYQDAYTQTFTADVVKRGTEQDGSPFVVLSQTAFYPTGGGQPSDQGKLGGIRVMDVEEVDGEIRHRLSDPLPENVTQVEGQIDWDRRFDHMQQHAGQHILSAAFLEVAGAETLAFHLGKERVTIDVRLDDLKEELWESVEQRANQIVLENRPISARFVDDEELATLPLKKQPTVTENVRVVIIPEFDYNPCGGTHPAHTGEVGMIKILGWERHRGNIRLEFICGWRALRDYTKKQAAVREVSKLLMTSDSEVIAQTQRLIAERDALKQSLQEKEKVLLEGEVRQQLERASQVGPVRIVQQTFTDKTIQQLQQFAQQAVAQAPDVVCLLAATGEKLQLVFARGPQVDVAVNQLMKDTLPLVEGRGGGNPAMAQGGGQPSLPAEEVLAHARRQLEAALA, encoded by the coding sequence ATGAAAGATCGATTGTATTATCAGGATGCCTATACGCAAACATTTACAGCAGACGTGGTGAAGCGGGGAACGGAGCAGGACGGTTCTCCCTTCGTCGTTTTGAGTCAAACCGCCTTTTATCCCACGGGTGGCGGCCAGCCATCTGATCAAGGGAAACTTGGCGGGATCCGTGTCATGGATGTGGAAGAAGTGGATGGAGAGATTCGCCATCGACTGTCAGATCCATTGCCGGAGAACGTGACACAAGTAGAGGGCCAGATTGACTGGGACCGCCGATTTGATCATATGCAGCAGCACGCGGGACAGCACATCTTGTCCGCTGCGTTCTTGGAAGTGGCGGGTGCAGAGACGCTGGCCTTTCATTTGGGCAAAGAGCGTGTCACGATTGACGTGAGACTGGATGATTTAAAAGAGGAACTCTGGGAGAGCGTCGAACAGAGAGCCAACCAGATCGTACTGGAGAACCGCCCGATCTCTGCCAGATTCGTGGATGATGAAGAACTGGCGACGTTGCCTTTGAAGAAGCAGCCGACCGTGACGGAAAACGTTCGCGTGGTCATCATTCCCGAATTCGATTACAATCCATGCGGTGGTACGCACCCGGCACATACCGGGGAAGTCGGCATGATCAAAATCTTGGGGTGGGAACGTCATCGGGGGAACATTCGTCTGGAGTTTATTTGTGGATGGCGCGCCTTGCGAGACTATACGAAAAAGCAAGCTGCAGTCAGGGAAGTGTCGAAGCTGCTGATGACCAGTGATTCAGAAGTGATCGCGCAGACGCAGAGACTGATTGCGGAGCGAGATGCGTTGAAACAGAGCTTGCAGGAGAAGGAGAAAGTTCTGCTGGAGGGAGAAGTCCGCCAGCAGCTGGAGCGAGCAAGCCAAGTCGGTCCTGTACGAATCGTGCAGCAAACCTTTACAGACAAAACCATTCAACAGCTCCAGCAATTCGCCCAGCAAGCTGTCGCGCAAGCTCCTGATGTCGTTTGCCTATTGGCCGCGACAGGAGAAAAACTGCAGCTTGTATTTGCCAGGGGACCCCAAGTCGACGTGGCAGTCAATCAGCTGATGAAGGATACGCTTCCCCTCGTCGAAGGACGGGGCGGGGGAAATCCAGCCATGGCACAAGGCGGTGGACAACCGAGCTTGCCTGCGGAAGAAGTGCTGGCTCATGCTCGCAGACAGCTGGAAGCTGCGCTGGCCTAA
- a CDS encoding 50S ribosomal protein L7ae: MGECKLDHSVEDVQKKLAEQSPFLPQEKVEQLRAWLETKQSQEGLNELFHLLKKYDLATPEERALREEKMALLLG; encoded by the coding sequence ATGGGAGAGTGCAAACTGGATCACAGTGTAGAGGATGTGCAAAAAAAGCTGGCGGAACAATCTCCTTTCTTGCCGCAAGAGAAGGTAGAACAGCTGCGGGCATGGCTTGAAACCAAGCAGTCTCAAGAAGGACTGAACGAGCTGTTCCACCTACTGAAGAAATACGATTTGGCGACGCCTGAAGAAAGAGCTCTGCGGGAAGAAAAAATGGCACTTCTTCTGGGATAA
- a CDS encoding LysM peptidoglycan-binding domain-containing protein — MQIHVVEQGQTLSGIAETYGTTAAEINRANELPNPDNLVIGQALVIPIEGSFYWVKQGDTLYTIGQRFNISAAELARVNGIPQYRPLQIGQRLYIPPRPRRAADFNAYVEPRRQVSQELEDEVRTAAPHLTYLAPFSFRIKRDGTLARPALDDFQSIARTNHVVMMLVVTNLEGGQFSTELGGLILNDVELQNKLFDNIISTAQELGMGDIHFDMEALPPTDREAYIRFLRRAKQRAHAAGMMMSVALAPKTSAEQQGKWYTAHDYGAIGAIADFVVIMTYEWGYSGGPPMAVSPIGPVRRVLQYAITEMPAEKILMGQNLYGYDWTLPYKPGTTARALSPQAAIALAAEHNVNIQYDYRAQAPFFQYTDDEDRRHQVWFEDARSIQAKFDLVKQLGLRGVSYWKLGLPFPQNWLLIEGNFRVRKRG; from the coding sequence ATGCAGATTCATGTGGTGGAACAAGGACAAACGCTGTCTGGCATCGCCGAAACATACGGGACGACAGCAGCAGAAATCAACAGAGCAAATGAGCTGCCCAACCCAGACAATCTTGTCATCGGACAGGCGCTCGTCATTCCCATTGAGGGAAGCTTTTATTGGGTGAAGCAAGGCGACACGTTGTATACAATCGGTCAACGCTTTAACATCAGTGCGGCGGAATTGGCACGGGTGAATGGCATTCCCCAATACCGTCCCTTGCAGATTGGTCAGAGGCTGTACATTCCCCCGCGTCCCCGGCGGGCGGCAGATTTCAACGCCTATGTGGAGCCGAGGAGACAGGTGTCCCAAGAGTTGGAGGACGAGGTGAGGACTGCTGCCCCTCATCTGACCTATTTGGCGCCATTCAGTTTTCGGATCAAACGGGATGGCACGTTGGCAAGGCCAGCGCTTGACGATTTCCAGTCGATTGCACGCACCAATCATGTCGTGATGATGCTGGTCGTGACGAATCTGGAAGGTGGTCAGTTCAGCACAGAGCTCGGCGGACTGATTTTAAACGATGTGGAGCTTCAGAATAAGCTATTTGACAACATCATCTCCACCGCACAGGAGCTCGGAATGGGGGACATCCACTTCGACATGGAGGCGCTGCCGCCTACGGATCGGGAAGCCTACATCCGATTTTTGCGAAGAGCGAAGCAGCGGGCACACGCAGCGGGTATGATGATGTCCGTGGCGCTCGCACCCAAGACGAGTGCGGAGCAGCAGGGCAAATGGTATACAGCTCATGACTACGGAGCGATTGGAGCCATCGCTGACTTTGTCGTCATCATGACGTACGAGTGGGGATACAGCGGAGGTCCACCGATGGCTGTCTCGCCGATCGGCCCAGTCCGACGTGTCCTGCAGTATGCGATTACCGAAATGCCTGCTGAAAAAATCTTGATGGGGCAAAATCTGTACGGGTATGACTGGACCCTTCCTTATAAGCCTGGAACGACAGCAAGAGCGCTGAGTCCCCAAGCAGCGATAGCATTGGCCGCAGAGCACAACGTCAATATCCAGTACGACTACCGTGCTCAGGCTCCTTTTTTTCAGTACACTGACGATGAAGATCGGCGTCATCAAGTGTGGTTTGAAGACGCACGCTCCATCCAAGCAAAGTTTGATCTCGTCAAGCAGCTCGGCCTGCGAGGGGTCAGCTACTGGAAGCTGGGACTGCCATTTCCGCAGAACTGGCTGCTGATTGAGGGGAACTTCCGCGTCCGCAAGCGTGGCTGA
- a CDS encoding thioredoxin family protein, producing MQEIKVEQFIQQLEQKRTFALFLYTPMCGTCKLAERMLTITLELTPKLSAFEMNINTVPKLAQEWEISSVPALLLFREGVLIERHYAMQSVGFLYERLKDLN from the coding sequence GTGCAAGAAATAAAGGTGGAGCAATTCATCCAGCAGCTGGAGCAGAAACGAACGTTCGCCCTGTTCCTCTACACACCCATGTGCGGAACCTGCAAGCTGGCAGAAAGGATGCTGACCATTACTCTGGAGCTCACGCCGAAACTGAGCGCTTTTGAAATGAACATTAATACCGTGCCGAAATTGGCTCAAGAGTGGGAAATCAGCAGCGTTCCCGCCTTGCTTTTATTTCGTGAGGGGGTCTTGATCGAAAGACATTATGCGATGCAATCGGTCGGCTTCCTATATGAAAGGCTAAAAGATCTGAACTAG
- a CDS encoding medium chain dehydrogenase/reductase family protein: MMVNSRVLVTRYGGTEVLQITEEPLRKTRGNEVRIKVECSGVALADLMRREGFYPGSPQPPFTPGYDAVGIIDDCGEDVMQYAIGDRVAVFFNGVGGYASFMYAQEDEVIPVPDSVEPANAVSILLNYVTAYQMLHRFAKVSKGDRVLIHGASGGVGTALLELGRLAQLQMYGTASANKHPIVVSYGATAIDYRREDFVEVLAHQAPDGMNAVFDPIGGKNWDRSMQTLHRSGTFIGYGYTSVFEEGSATDWSVRWRTLTEAKTTETGNPVHLYSVTALKQEKPEWFLEDVRHLFSLLEKGELRPLISHRIPFREVAVAHELLAGTQTAGKIVLVHP; the protein is encoded by the coding sequence ATGATGGTAAACTCTCGAGTACTGGTAACCCGATACGGAGGAACAGAAGTCCTACAGATCACTGAGGAGCCTTTGCGTAAAACAAGAGGAAATGAGGTCCGCATCAAAGTGGAATGCTCAGGGGTCGCCCTGGCGGATCTCATGCGCAGGGAAGGTTTTTACCCTGGTTCGCCACAGCCCCCTTTTACGCCGGGGTATGATGCCGTTGGAATCATCGATGATTGCGGGGAGGATGTCATGCAGTATGCGATCGGGGATCGTGTAGCCGTCTTTTTCAACGGGGTTGGCGGGTACGCCTCGTTTATGTACGCCCAGGAGGATGAAGTGATCCCTGTGCCTGATTCGGTTGAGCCTGCAAACGCGGTCTCCATTTTGCTCAATTATGTGACCGCCTACCAAATGCTGCATCGTTTTGCCAAGGTGTCCAAAGGGGATCGCGTCCTGATCCATGGAGCAAGCGGCGGCGTAGGAACGGCGCTTTTGGAATTGGGGCGGCTAGCGCAATTGCAGATGTACGGCACTGCCTCAGCCAACAAGCACCCAATCGTCGTCAGCTACGGCGCTACCGCCATCGATTATCGGAGGGAAGATTTTGTAGAAGTGTTGGCGCACCAGGCTCCGGATGGAATGAATGCCGTCTTTGATCCAATCGGAGGGAAAAACTGGGATCGTTCGATGCAAACGTTACATCGCAGTGGGACATTCATTGGGTATGGATACACCTCTGTTTTTGAGGAGGGTTCAGCAACCGATTGGTCCGTTCGCTGGAGGACATTGACCGAAGCGAAAACGACGGAGACAGGAAATCCTGTTCATCTGTACAGTGTGACTGCCTTGAAGCAAGAGAAGCCAGAGTGGTTCCTCGAGGATGTGCGGCATCTGTTCTCGCTGCTGGAAAAAGGAGAGCTTCGACCGCTGATCTCCCATCGCATTCCGTTCCGCGAGGTGGCAGTGGCCCATGAACTTCTGGCAGGCACCCAGACAGCGGGAAAAATCGTCCTCGTCCATCCATGA
- a CDS encoding MerR family transcriptional regulator: MYSISDISRLTGISPYTLRYYEKIGVLPQPDRLEDRKNGVRQYNDQNLRNIRFIHGLKQTGMKLEDIASFVQTGCLLDHDFPDSDVDETLQRRIELLDHHLAQLDVQMQQLLAVKSFAMEKRDFYARMQEGRNQEKN; encoded by the coding sequence ATGTACTCCATCAGTGATATTTCCAGACTGACAGGGATATCCCCATACACCCTGCGCTACTATGAAAAGATTGGTGTTCTGCCCCAGCCCGATCGTCTGGAGGACCGCAAAAACGGAGTTCGCCAATACAATGATCAGAATTTGCGCAACATCCGATTTATTCATGGGCTGAAGCAAACCGGTATGAAGCTCGAGGACATCGCTTCATTCGTCCAAACCGGCTGCCTCCTGGATCACGATTTTCCCGATTCAGATGTGGATGAAACCTTGCAAAGACGAATCGAACTGTTGGACCATCACCTCGCGCAATTGGACGTCCAGATGCAGCAGCTGCTGGCCGTCAAAAGCTTTGCGATGGAAAAACGAGATTTCTATGCCCGGATGCAAGAGGGCCGCAATCAAGAAAAAAACTAG
- a CDS encoding long-chain-fatty-acid--CoA ligase has translation MYHLNENLKRSAHDFPDRAAYVFQGESTTYAELDQQVEFLAAGLAKRGIGKGDAVALLLDNRPQFVSAYYAILRVGAAVVPMNPIYTPREISFILNNSKAKGVIALSALEPVLSGLKEQLSDLQLVIYTEAVGEELTVDQIIHERETEYEEPERDENDLAVILYTSGTTGQPKGAMLSHKNMDSNAEAMGALFELEPDDRMVAVLPMFHVFCMTVCLNGPIRSGATILIVQRFHPAEVVSVIREHKASCFAGVPTMYNYMLQLPTATRADFATIRVCCSGGASMPVELLHRFEEKFGVKIMEGYGLSEAAPATAFNPIRGTRKPGSVGIDLPGVINKVVDPEGVELPRGEVGELIVQGPNVMIGYLGLPEETNAALKGGWLYTGDLARMDEEGYVYIVDRKKDMILVDGYNVYPREVEEVLYQHPAIIEAAVIGIPDDVHGEAVKAFVALKEVAVSQEEILEFCTDKLAKYKIPRLVEIVTELPKNSTGKILRRSLRK, from the coding sequence ATGTATCATTTGAACGAGAACCTGAAGAGGAGTGCCCATGACTTCCCTGACCGGGCTGCGTACGTTTTCCAGGGAGAAAGCACGACGTATGCGGAGCTGGATCAGCAGGTAGAGTTTTTAGCCGCGGGGCTGGCGAAGCGAGGAATTGGCAAAGGGGATGCCGTAGCACTCCTCTTGGACAACCGGCCGCAATTTGTGAGCGCTTACTATGCGATCCTGAGAGTCGGAGCTGCCGTGGTTCCGATGAATCCCATCTACACTCCTAGAGAAATCAGCTTCATTTTGAACAATAGCAAGGCAAAGGGAGTGATCGCTCTCTCAGCGCTGGAACCGGTCTTATCCGGGCTAAAGGAACAGCTAAGCGATTTGCAGCTGGTGATATACACCGAAGCCGTAGGTGAGGAACTGACTGTCGACCAGATTATTCACGAACGAGAAACCGAATATGAAGAGCCAGAGCGGGATGAAAACGACTTGGCCGTCATTTTATACACATCGGGTACCACCGGTCAGCCAAAAGGAGCCATGCTTTCCCATAAAAATATGGATTCCAATGCGGAAGCGATGGGGGCCTTGTTTGAGCTGGAACCCGATGATCGCATGGTTGCTGTTTTGCCGATGTTTCATGTGTTCTGCATGACCGTCTGTCTCAACGGCCCCATCCGATCGGGTGCTACAATCTTGATCGTGCAGCGCTTCCATCCGGCGGAGGTCGTCAGTGTGATCCGCGAACATAAGGCATCTTGCTTTGCAGGCGTACCTACCATGTACAACTACATGCTACAGCTCCCGACAGCCACCAGGGCCGATTTCGCGACGATCCGGGTCTGCTGCTCTGGGGGTGCGTCCATGCCAGTGGAATTGCTGCACAGATTTGAGGAAAAGTTCGGTGTGAAGATCATGGAAGGCTACGGGCTGTCTGAGGCCGCCCCAGCTACAGCCTTTAACCCCATACGTGGGACAAGAAAACCAGGATCGGTAGGAATCGACTTGCCAGGTGTGATAAATAAGGTCGTGGACCCAGAAGGAGTGGAGCTGCCGCGCGGGGAGGTAGGCGAGCTGATCGTCCAAGGGCCGAATGTGATGATCGGCTATCTCGGATTGCCGGAAGAAACGAACGCTGCCTTGAAAGGCGGGTGGCTGTATACGGGTGACCTGGCGAGAATGGATGAGGAAGGCTATGTGTACATTGTCGACAGGAAGAAGGATATGATTCTCGTGGACGGGTACAACGTCTACCCGCGCGAGGTGGAGGAGGTCCTCTACCAGCACCCGGCTATCATAGAGGCAGCCGTGATCGGCATTCCTGACGACGTGCATGGGGAAGCCGTAAAGGCATTTGTCGCCCTAAAGGAAGTCGCCGTTTCTCAGGAGGAGATTCTGGAGTTTTGCACAGACAAACTCGCCAAATACAAAATTCCTCGTCTGGTGGAAATTGTCACAGAGCTCCCGAAAAACAGCACAGGCAAAATTTTGCGCCGTTCCTTGAGAAAGTAG
- a CDS encoding MFS transporter, with the protein MMARVTLGLLFLLYMINYADKTIAGYSAVPIMEEFGLTQKEWGLVGSSFFWFFSIAGILGAALSDRIGTKKMLAIMAISWTVVQFGAYAIASLPMLILARVLLGIGEGPFWATVVSHLNKWFPEEKRGLVYSTVNFGAFVGAVASAPLLVSMIDQSGWRFAWAFMGALSLAWFLVWIMIGKERPKASLSPIESAETQKPKAKGSEIAGVMFSATYVFSFLIYFGQIWGTTFAAVWEPVYLVKAIHLTNQQMAYSIAGTGLVAGLMTIAISWAGDRLYKKHRSYRKSYVIIGGLSLILGGLFFYSSTWFQSTAWVLIALCLGKGFTFSVGTAASVIVSSLMPRRTGLLVGVMSSLVTLAGIISPLVTGAIVQSAEEIGTGFGRALTVNALIYLVFGVLFLLFAKREESKHHDPAQISHITQK; encoded by the coding sequence ATGATGGCGAGGGTGACGCTTGGGTTGTTGTTTCTTTTGTATATGATTAATTACGCGGACAAAACGATCGCGGGATATTCGGCAGTCCCGATTATGGAGGAATTTGGCCTTACGCAGAAGGAATGGGGGCTGGTCGGAAGCAGCTTCTTCTGGTTTTTCTCCATCGCGGGCATTTTGGGTGCCGCTCTCTCGGATCGTATCGGGACCAAAAAAATGCTGGCAATCATGGCGATCTCCTGGACGGTGGTGCAGTTCGGGGCATACGCGATTGCCAGTCTCCCCATGCTGATCCTGGCACGTGTGCTGCTCGGCATCGGTGAAGGTCCGTTTTGGGCTACGGTTGTCAGCCACCTGAATAAATGGTTTCCGGAAGAAAAGAGGGGGCTGGTCTATTCTACCGTCAATTTTGGCGCCTTTGTCGGTGCGGTAGCTTCTGCGCCGTTGCTGGTCTCGATGATCGATCAGAGCGGCTGGCGCTTTGCCTGGGCGTTTATGGGGGCGCTCAGCTTGGCTTGGTTTCTCGTCTGGATCATGATCGGCAAGGAAAGACCAAAAGCAAGTCTCTCTCCGATTGAATCTGCGGAAACCCAGAAGCCAAAAGCGAAGGGGTCGGAAATAGCAGGAGTCATGTTCTCGGCGACCTATGTATTCAGTTTTCTTATCTACTTCGGACAAATTTGGGGTACGACGTTTGCAGCCGTCTGGGAGCCAGTCTATTTAGTGAAAGCAATCCATTTGACGAATCAGCAGATGGCGTATTCCATCGCAGGTACGGGCCTGGTCGCAGGACTCATGACGATTGCGATTTCTTGGGCAGGGGATCGTCTCTACAAGAAGCATCGCTCGTATCGGAAGTCGTATGTCATCATTGGCGGCCTTTCTCTCATTTTGGGCGGACTGTTTTTCTACTCATCGACATGGTTTCAATCGACTGCATGGGTACTGATCGCATTGTGTCTCGGGAAGGGGTTCACTTTTTCAGTAGGTACGGCAGCATCCGTGATCGTCAGCAGTCTGATGCCGAGGAGAACCGGTCTTCTAGTCGGGGTGATGTCGAGTCTGGTTACGCTTGCGGGTATCATTTCACCACTCGTAACCGGTGCCATCGTGCAGTCAGCGGAAGAAATCGGCACAGGCTTTGGTCGTGCGCTGACCGTAAATGCTCTGATTTATCTGGTGTTCGGCGTCCTTTTCCTGCTGTTTGCCAAGCGTGAGGAAAGCAAACATCATGATCCTGCGCAAATCTCTCACATAACGCAAAAGTAA